A genomic window from Lotus japonicus ecotype B-129 chromosome 1, LjGifu_v1.2 includes:
- the LOC130729530 gene encoding UDP-glycosyltransferase 90A1-like — protein sequence MRNNGTTHGSSPPHVVLFPFMAKGHTIPLLHFAHLLLRRGVTVTIFTTPANHPFVSKSLNDTATSIITLPFPDNISPHIPAGTESTDKLPSMSLFYDFAAATVAMQPHYEQALETLPHVTFMVTDAFLWWTLHSATRFSIPRLYFFGMSCYSSCVTGEAMRGGIFNGSQPDGELVALTRFPWIKLCKDDFEASFKNIDPSSLQHDFNVKVFSTMASSYGVLVNSFYELEPTFIDYMNMEVEGSPKSWCVGPFFLAEPTTKSSVEPGMKTKWVRWLDQKLEEKCSVLYVAFGSQAEISKEQLKEIAIGLEESEVSFLWVIRKDDGSISSGYEERLKGRGMIVREWVDQREILMHESVKGFLSHCGWNSVLESICAGVPILAWPLMADQHVNTRMINEEIKVGFRVETQNGSVRGFVKWEALRKTVKELMDEEKGKEARKNVNEMADLAKKAMQEGGSSWSTLNALLNEMCQKKETLEE from the exons ATGAGAAATAATGGTACTACTCATGGCTCTTCTCCACCACACGTTGTTCTCTTCCCATTCATGGCCAAAGGCCACACTATCCCTCTTCTCCACTTCGCCCACCTCCTCCTCCGCCGCGGCGTCACCGTCACCATCTTCACCACCCCCGCCAACCACCCTTTCGTATCCAAGTCCCTCAATGACACCGCCACCTCCATCATCACCCTCCCCTTCCCGGACAACATCTCCCCGCACATCCCCGCCGGAACCGAGAGCACCGATAAGCTCCCATCCATGTCCCTCTTCTACGACTTCGCCGCCGCCACCGTGGCCATGCAGCCACACTACGAACAAGCCCTAGAAACCCTCCCACATGTAACCTTCATGGTCACCGACGCGTTCCTGTGGTGGACACTACACTCAGCCACCAGATTCAGCATCCCGAGGCTTTACTTCTTCGGCATGAGCTGCTACAGCAGCTGCGTCACCGGAGAAGCGATGCGTGGCGGGATTTTCAACGGTTCCCAACCCGACGGTGAGTTAGTTGCGTTAACTCGGTTCCCGTGGATCAAACTTTGTAAAGATGATTTTGAAGCCTCGTTCAAAAACATCGATCCCTCGAGTTTACAGCACGATTTCAACGTGAAAGTGTTTTCGACGATGGCTAGCAGCTATGGAGTGTTGGTGAACAGCTTCTACGAGCTTGAACCTACCTTCATTGATTACATGAACATGGAGGTGGAGGGTTCTCCTAAGTCCTGGTGCGTTGGCCCTTTTTTTTTGGCTGAACCGACCACCAAGAGTTCTGTTGAACCAG GTATGAAAACTAAATGGGTTCGGTGGCTGGACCAAAAGTTGGAAGAGAAGTGCTCCGTTCTATATGTTGCATTTGGGTCACAGGCTGAGATATCAAAAGAGCAATTGAAAGAGATAGCAATCGGATTGGAGGAATCAGAGGTGAGTTTCTTGTGGGTGATAAGAAAGGATGATGGAAGTATATCAAGTGGGTATGAAGAAAGGCTGAAAGGGAGAGGAATGATAGTGAGAGAGTGGGTGGACCAGAGAGAGATATTGATGCATGAGAGTGTGAAAGGATTCCTGAGCCACTGTGGGTGGAACTCAGTGTTAGAGAGCATCTGCGCTGGGGTTCCTATTTTGGCATGGCCACTTATGGCAGATCAACATGTGAACACAAGAATGATAAATGAGGAGATTAAGGTTGGGTTTAGGGTTGAGACCCAAAATGGTTCAGTCAGAGGTTTTGTGAAATGGGAAGCTTTGAGGAAGACGGTGAAAGAACTTATGGATGAAGAGAAAGGGAAAGAAGCTAGGAAGAATGTGaacgaaatggcagacctagcTAAAAAGGCTATGCAAGAGGGTGGTTCATCGTGGTCCACTCTCAATGCACTCCTTAATGAGATGtgccagaagaaagaaacatTAGAAGAATAA
- the LOC130729531 gene encoding BURP domain protein RD22-like, with amino-acid sequence MEFPMLSIFMLLNLALVATQASLTPELYWKSKLPTTPMPKAITDLLHSDWTEDKSTSVAVGKGGVNVDAGKTKPGGTAVNVGKGGVHVNAGKGKPGGTSVNVGKGGVNVHAGKGKGKRKPVHVNVGHSPFDYNYAASETQLHENPNVALFFLEKDLHQGTKLNLQFTKTSNDAAATFFLPRQVADSIPFSSNKVDDVLNKFSLKPGSEEAEIVKNTIAECEEPGVVGEEKRCVTSLESMVDFTTSKLGKNVEAVSTDVNKEKELQQYTIAPGVKKLTEDKAVVCHKENYPYAVFFCHKTNAVKAYFVPLEGVDGSRVKAVAVCHTDTSKWNPKHLAFQVLKVKPGTVSVCHFLPQDHVVWVPK; translated from the exons ATGGAGTTTCCTATGCTATCCATCTTTATGTTACTCAAT CTTGCACTGGTTGCTACCCAAGCTTCCTTAACTCCTGAACTTTACTGGAAGTCCAAGCTTCCTACTACTCCAATGCCAAAAGCCATTACGGATCTTCTGCACTCTG ATTGGACAGAAGACAAAAGCACCTCTGTAGCTGTTGGAAAGGGAGGTGTAAATGTTGATGCAGGGAAAACAAAGCCCGGAGGCACTGCAGTTAACGTAGGAAAAGGAGGAGTACATGTAAATGCAGGTAAAGGAAAACCAGGAGGCACTTCAGTGAACGTTGGAAAAGGAGGAGTAAACGTCCATGccggaaaaggaaaaggaaaaagaaagccAGTGCATGTTAACGTGGGGCATTCTCCCTTTGATTACAATTACGCCGCCAGTGAGACCCAGTTACATGAAAATCCAAACGTAGCATTGTTCTTCTTAGAAAAGGACTTGCATCAGGGAACAAAATTGAACTTGCAATTCACCAAGACCTCAAATGATGCTGCAGCCACATTCTTCTTGCCTCGCCAAGTTGCTGATTCGATCCCCTTTTCGTCGAACAAGGTGGATGACGTGCTGAACAAGTTTTCCTTGAAGCCGGGGTCAGAGGAGGCGGAAATTGTGAAGAACACCATCGCCGAGTGCGAAGAGCCTGGTGTAGTAGGAGAAGAAAAGCGCTGCGTGACTTCACTTGAGTCCATGGTTGATTTCACCACTTCCAAGCTCGGGAAAAATGTTGAGGCTGTTTCAACTGATGTGAACAAAGAAAAGGAGCTACAACAATATACCATAGCGCCAGGAGTTAAGAAATTGACAGAGGATAAAGCTGTTGTGTGCCACAAAGAGAATTATCCTTATGCTGTGTTTTTCTGTCACAAAACAAATGCTGTTAAAGCTTACTTTGTGCCGTTGGAGGGTGTTGATGGAAGCAGAGTGAAAGCAGTAGCTGTGTGCCACACTGACACATCGAAATGGAATCCTAAGCATCTAGCCTTCCAAGTCCTCAAAGTAAAGCCTGGAACTGTCTCTGTCTGCCACTTCCTCCCTCAGGATCATGTTGTCTGGGTTCCTAAATAA